Proteins from one Cryptomeria japonica chromosome 4, Sugi_1.0, whole genome shotgun sequence genomic window:
- the LOC131074128 gene encoding pentatricopeptide repeat-containing protein At1g71210, mitochondrial, whose product MSDFNYLMPKCRKSGKLDVARMLIEESRKVGLISMYKVHRTWIGSLLGENRVDDALHYFVKRVSEGFHPNSQCYGALLIGLLKNNRHRVVSCLLNNMKDNNVFPDSRTMNAIVCLLCKEKLINVAIDLYSEGSKIGFIPDNITYNKLINALCGLGKMDEAYKVLDDGMEAGFFPCKGTLAILLGALCMAGKLDNVYKLFVAGVERQCVPDYCTCSEIISSFSKAGRVDDGYAILCMLVKLNVFVKKRTFFALIDGFCAAKKGDMASKLLLEMRGNGHLPGRSILKSVICVLCETGHEDEVLELLLVHVSDSSSDVKLYNTFIKTICRFRRPDIAMKILEKMCENNCRPNSKTYISLLHGYLKSKYVVNAVNLFRALLAETQISSKLYNVMVSGLCTIEKEDLAVMYYDEMNKKGLYPSVGCYEKVIYALCNQGNLNKALKCFWDMKQKGHHCSTFIYNVLVGSCLKSHEVNHAWFIFDNMRKQGCPPNVSTFSILISGLSDANMLESTMGVLEEMMEECVTADIFIYNKLLRGLCKEGKMEVATDLLRRMSQKGCQPNASTYDCLIYYLDRAGRVYDAQKLREEMVEKKLHMYR is encoded by the exons ATGTCAGATTTCAACTATTTGATGCCAAAATGCAG GAAATCAGGAAAACTTGATGTAGCAAGGATGTTAATTGAGGAGTCCAGAAAAGTAGGGTTGATTTCAATGTATAAAGTACATCGCACATGGATTGGGTCTCTTCTAGGAGAGAATAGAGTTGATGACGCACTGCATTACTTTGTAAAAAGGGTCTCGGAAGGTTTTCATCCCAACTCTCAATGCTATGGTGCATTGCTAATTGGCCTTTTGAAAAATAATAGGCACAGAGTAGTTAGTTGTTTGCTGAATAATATGAAAGATAATAATGTTTTCCCAGACTCAAGGACTATGAATGCTATAGTTTGTTTACTCTGCAAAGAGAAACTTATCAATGTTGCAATTGATTTGTACAGTGAAGGATCAAAAATAGGGTTTATTCCTGATAATATTACATACAATAAACTGATAAATGCTCTTTGTGGTTTGGGAAAAATGGATGAGGCCTACAAAGTTCTAGATGATGGGATGGAAGCTGGGTTTTTTCCATGTAAAGGTACACTGGCAATTCTTCTCGGTGCTCTCTGCATGGCTGGGAAACTTGATAATGTTTATAAACTTTTTGTTGCAGGAGTTGAAAGGCAATGTGTCCCTGACTATTGTACTTGTAGTGAAATCATTTCTTCCTTTAGCAAAGCCGGCAGAGTTGATGATGGATATGCAATTCTTTGCATGTTGGTGAAGTTAAATGTCTTTGTCAAGAAAAGAACTTTTTTTGCATTAATAGATGGTTTTTGTGCTGCCAAAAAGGGAGACATGGCTTCCAAATTGCTTCTCGAAATGAGAGGCAATGGTCACTTACCTGGTCGTTCCATTTTGAAAAGTGTAATTTGTGTTCTTTGTGAAACAGGTCATGAAGATGAGGTTCTTGAACTATTACTTGTGCATGTTTCTGATTCCTCTTCAGATGTCAAATTGTATAATACATTTATAAAAACAATTTGTAGGTTCCGCAGGCCTGATATTGCCatgaaaattcttgaaaaaatgtGTGAAAACAACTGCAGGCCTAATTCCAAAACCTATATCAGTTTGTTACATGGCTACTTGAAAAGTAAATATGTGGTTAATGCTGTGAACTTGTTTAGGGCACTGTTGGCAGAAACTCAAATTTCATCAAAGCTTTACAATGTTATGGTCAGTGGTCTTTGCACTATAGAGAAAGAGGATCTGGCAGTTATGTACTATGATGAAATGAACAAGAAGGGATTGTATCCCAGCGTTGGGTGCTATGAGAAAGTTATTTATGCTTTGTGCAACCAAGGAAATTTGAATAAGGCACTGAAATGTTTTTGGGATATGAAGCAGAAAGGGCACCACTGCAGCACTTTCATTTACAATGTGCTTGTTGGCAGTTGCTTAAAGTCACATGAAGTTAACCATGCTTGGTTTATCTTTGATAACATGCGAAAGCAAGGTTGCCCTCCTAATGTTTCCACTTTCAGCATATTGATTTCTGGTCTGTCTGATGCAAATATGCTAGAATCTACCATGGGAGTATTggaagaaatgatggaagaatgcgTAACTGCTGATATCTTTATTTACAATAAGCTACTTAGAGGCCTTTGCAAGGAGGGCAAGATGGAAGTTGCTACTGATCTATTGAGGAGAATGTCTCAGAAAGGTTGTCAACCAAATGCGTCCACTTACGATTGCCTAATATATTATTTAGATAGAGCTGGCAGGGTCTACGATGCTCAGAAACTTCGGGAAGAAATGGTGGAAAAGAAACTGCATATGTATAGATGA